From a single Adhaeribacter swui genomic region:
- a CDS encoding cryptochrome/photolyase family protein, which yields MLFSQPLTLFWFRRDLRLEDNAGLYYALKSDNPVLPLFIFDRDILDKLPTPVDARVQFIHQTITALQNRLQQMGSGLLVQHGKPLEVFAQILKNLKFAAVYTNHDYEPYAQQRDAAIKELLAHQGIPFYTYKDQVIFEKNEVTKPDGKPYTVFTPYKKRWLLTLNEFYLQSYPTEKYFKNLASPGVLPLPTLSELGFESSKTSFPGQIVPEELVKTYDQTRDYPALAGTSRLGLHLRFGTISIRQTVKSAQQLNATWLNELIWREFYHMILYQFPHVAERAFKPAYDHIPWRNNEEEFAQWCAGTTGYPLVDAGMRELNATGFMHNRVRMVVASFLCKHLLIDWRWGEAYFAGKLLDYDLAANNGGWQWAAGSGCDAAPYFRVFNPSAQFQKFDREKLYVQQWVPEWESSNYSKPLVNHELARKRAITTYKTALTNYKNNL from the coding sequence ATGCTGTTTTCTCAGCCCCTTACTTTGTTTTGGTTCCGGCGCGACTTGCGCCTGGAAGATAATGCCGGCTTGTATTACGCTCTCAAAAGCGACAATCCGGTTTTGCCTTTGTTTATTTTCGACCGGGATATACTGGATAAATTGCCCACACCAGTTGATGCCCGGGTGCAATTTATTCACCAAACAATAACCGCATTACAAAACCGCTTACAGCAAATGGGTTCGGGTTTGCTGGTGCAACACGGCAAACCTCTTGAAGTGTTCGCGCAAATTTTAAAAAATTTAAAATTTGCGGCCGTTTACACCAACCACGATTACGAACCTTATGCCCAGCAACGCGACGCCGCTATTAAAGAATTACTGGCTCATCAAGGTATTCCCTTTTACACGTACAAAGACCAGGTTATTTTTGAAAAGAATGAAGTAACAAAACCCGACGGAAAGCCTTACACGGTATTTACTCCCTATAAAAAGCGGTGGCTACTTACCTTAAATGAATTTTATCTTCAGTCGTACCCCACCGAAAAATATTTTAAAAATTTAGCTTCTCCGGGAGTTTTGCCCTTGCCCACTTTATCCGAACTTGGGTTTGAGTCATCCAAAACCTCTTTTCCCGGCCAAATTGTTCCGGAAGAACTTGTAAAAACTTACGATCAAACCCGCGACTACCCGGCGCTGGCCGGAACTTCCCGATTAGGTTTGCATTTGCGGTTTGGTACCATCAGCATCCGGCAAACCGTAAAATCAGCCCAGCAATTAAATGCTACCTGGCTGAACGAGCTCATCTGGCGGGAATTTTACCACATGATTTTGTACCAGTTTCCGCACGTAGCTGAGCGCGCCTTTAAACCCGCTTACGACCATATCCCCTGGCGCAACAACGAAGAAGAATTTGCGCAGTGGTGCGCCGGTACCACGGGCTACCCCTTAGTAGATGCCGGTATGCGCGAATTAAATGCCACCGGGTTTATGCATAATCGTGTACGTATGGTGGTTGCCAGCTTTTTGTGCAAACATTTACTCATTGATTGGCGCTGGGGCGAAGCGTATTTTGCCGGCAAATTACTGGATTACGATCTGGCCGCTAATAACGGGGGTTGGCAATGGGCCGCTGGTTCGGGTTGCGATGCGGCTCCGTATTTCCGGGTATTTAATCCCAGCGCCCAATTTCAGAAATTTGACCGGGAAAAGTTATACGTGCAACAATGGGTGCCAGAATGGGAAAGTTCTAATTACAGTAAGCCGCTCGTTAATCACGAATTAGCCCGAAAACGGGCTATAACCACGTATAAAACGGCATTAACAAATTATAAAAACAACCTGTAA
- a CDS encoding SDR family NAD(P)-dependent oxidoreductase — MADKNILIIGGSSGIGAALVQLLSQDKNFHVYTLSRQQPNFLPLPNVNFITWDIRQVPTPELLYQLPEVFHGLVYLPGTINLKPFHRLTPADFREEWEVNVLGAVTALQAFLPHLKRSGAAAVVLFSSVAAQTGMSFHASTASAKAGVEGLAKALAAEWASLKIRVNVIAPSLTDTPLAGNLLATPEKREAANKRHPLGRTGTPSEIAALTKFLISEEAGWLTGQIIAQDGGLSALR, encoded by the coding sequence ATGGCAGATAAAAACATATTAATTATTGGCGGCAGTTCGGGCATCGGCGCGGCGCTGGTACAATTATTAAGTCAGGATAAAAACTTCCATGTTTATACGTTAAGTCGGCAACAACCTAATTTTTTGCCTTTACCTAACGTTAATTTTATCACTTGGGATATTCGCCAGGTTCCTACCCCGGAATTATTATACCAATTACCAGAAGTTTTTCACGGTTTGGTGTACTTACCCGGCACCATAAATTTAAAACCTTTTCACCGGCTTACACCCGCCGATTTCCGGGAAGAATGGGAGGTAAATGTATTGGGAGCGGTTACGGCGTTGCAAGCTTTTTTGCCCCATTTAAAAAGATCCGGCGCAGCCGCGGTGGTTTTGTTTAGTTCGGTAGCCGCCCAAACTGGCATGAGCTTTCACGCTTCTACCGCTTCGGCCAAAGCCGGCGTTGAAGGTTTAGCTAAAGCTTTGGCGGCAGAATGGGCCTCATTAAAAATCCGGGTAAATGTAATTGCGCCATCGCTCACGGATACGCCGCTGGCCGGCAACTTACTGGCCACTCCCGAAAAACGCGAAGCGGCTAACAAAAGACACCCTTTAGGCCGGACAGGTACGCCATCCGAAATAGCTGCTTTAACTAAATTTTTAATTTCGGAGGAAGCAGGTTGGTTAACTGGCCAAATTATTGCCCAGGATGGGGGATTATCTGCGCTCCGCTAA
- a CDS encoding M20/M25/M40 family metallo-hydrolase, with the protein MKYLLLTGALGLLFTNSLQAQNKTINAAEVSRIVKTLSADDMQGRKAFTPGNDKAADFIQAEFKKAGLQNFPGLTSFEQKFNVYQVTTEQSAVVLDGQPLAHEAFFIQTCAENLNWNQNNPALANISRIEAQDNLSQKFQEALAGKKSGLVLIDPAHAEMFKRYQNYLGNNNMHLNLDSTTIVFALTTNKNPKNVQVTAQNKITPKSLRNVVGYLPGKSRPKEFVIFSAHYDHIGILPAVNGDSIANGADDDASGTTAVIALARYFKKLNNARSLLFVTFTAEEIGGYGAQYFTKQLNPEQITAMFNIEMIGKESQFGKNAGFITGFDKSDFGAIVQKNLAGSKFAFHPDPYIKENLFYRSDNAALARLGVPAHTLSTDKIDTDKLYHTVDDEFASLNISNMTSIIEAIAQGARSIIAGKDTPTRIQPQDVK; encoded by the coding sequence ATGAAATATTTACTTCTTACCGGCGCGCTCGGTTTGCTTTTTACTAATTCTTTACAGGCGCAAAACAAAACGATTAATGCAGCGGAGGTGAGCCGCATCGTAAAAACTTTATCCGCCGACGACATGCAAGGGCGGAAGGCTTTTACCCCCGGTAATGACAAAGCCGCGGATTTTATTCAGGCAGAATTTAAAAAAGCTGGACTACAAAATTTTCCTGGTCTTACTTCTTTCGAGCAAAAATTTAACGTGTACCAGGTAACCACCGAACAAAGCGCTGTTGTTCTGGATGGGCAGCCGCTCGCCCATGAAGCTTTTTTTATTCAGACCTGCGCCGAAAATTTAAATTGGAACCAGAACAATCCCGCTTTAGCCAACATCTCGCGGATTGAAGCCCAGGATAACCTAAGCCAGAAATTTCAGGAAGCTTTAGCCGGAAAAAAGAGCGGCCTGGTGCTAATAGATCCGGCGCACGCCGAAATGTTTAAACGCTACCAAAACTACCTGGGCAATAACAACATGCACTTAAACCTGGATAGCACCACCATAGTATTTGCCTTAACAACCAATAAAAATCCAAAAAACGTACAGGTAACGGCCCAAAACAAAATTACGCCCAAAAGCCTCCGCAATGTGGTAGGTTATTTACCCGGCAAATCCCGGCCAAAAGAATTTGTTATTTTCTCGGCCCACTACGATCATATCGGTATTTTGCCAGCAGTTAACGGCGACTCCATCGCCAACGGGGCCGATGATGATGCTTCCGGCACCACGGCGGTAATTGCTTTAGCCCGATATTTTAAAAAATTAAATAATGCCCGCAGTTTGCTATTTGTAACTTTTACCGCCGAAGAAATTGGGGGCTACGGTGCCCAGTACTTTACCAAGCAGCTAAACCCGGAGCAAATTACCGCCATGTTTAACATCGAAATGATTGGCAAAGAATCGCAGTTCGGGAAAAATGCCGGGTTTATTACGGGCTTCGATAAATCAGATTTTGGCGCTATTGTGCAAAAAAACTTAGCGGGCAGCAAGTTTGCTTTTCACCCAGACCCCTACATTAAAGAAAATTTATTTTATCGATCCGATAATGCCGCTTTGGCGCGGTTAGGCGTGCCGGCGCATACTTTATCCACGGATAAAATTGATACCGATAAATTATACCACACCGTGGATGATGAGTTTGCCAGCCTGAACATAAGCAACATGACCAGTATTATTGAAGCCATTGCCCAGGGAGCACGCAGCATTATAGCCGGTAAAGATACGCCCACCCGCATTCAGCCACAGGACGTGAAATAA
- a CDS encoding tetratricopeptide repeat protein, with protein MERNRTRLDQLFEFYREDPNDAFTIYAIATEYVKINPEKALEYYQILLKDHPDYVATYYHAGKLYEGLGQKEEAEKIYQQGLVVSRQQGNRHAFSELQQAYNNLMGLDYDDDE; from the coding sequence ATGGAAAGGAACCGCACCAGATTAGACCAACTTTTCGAGTTTTACCGCGAAGATCCCAACGACGCATTTACCATATACGCTATTGCCACTGAATATGTAAAGATTAACCCCGAAAAAGCGCTGGAATATTACCAAATTTTGTTAAAAGATCATCCGGATTATGTGGCTACTTATTACCATGCCGGTAAACTCTACGAAGGGTTAGGCCAAAAAGAAGAAGCCGAAAAAATTTACCAGCAAGGCCTGGTAGTTAGCCGGCAACAAGGTAACCGGCACGCTTTCTCGGAACTGCAACAAGCCTACAACAATTTAATGGGGCTGGATTACGACGATGATGAATAA
- a CDS encoding electron transfer flavoprotein subunit beta/FixA family protein has product MKILVCISNVPDTTTKISFSSDNKELNTAGVQFVINPYDEYALTRALELKESLGGTVTVLNVGLADTEANIRKALAIGADDAIRVNLKPTDSFLVAQQIAEVAKNEAYDLILMGKESVDYNGAQVHGMVAELLGWPAIVPAIKLDVAGNTATLEREIEGGKEIVKVNLPIVVSCQQPMSEPRIPNMRGIMTARTKPLKVVEPVSGEAKTQTEAYALPEKKSGVKLIDPANAGELITLLRNEAKII; this is encoded by the coding sequence ATGAAAATTTTAGTTTGTATAAGTAACGTTCCCGATACCACTACTAAAATATCTTTTTCATCTGATAATAAAGAACTTAACACGGCTGGCGTACAATTCGTAATAAATCCTTACGACGAATACGCGCTTACCCGGGCCCTTGAACTAAAAGAAAGTTTGGGTGGCACCGTTACTGTATTAAACGTAGGTTTAGCCGATACGGAAGCAAATATCCGGAAAGCTTTAGCCATAGGCGCCGATGATGCCATCCGGGTAAACCTGAAACCAACGGATTCTTTTTTGGTAGCGCAGCAAATTGCGGAAGTCGCCAAAAACGAAGCTTACGATTTAATTTTAATGGGAAAAGAATCGGTGGATTACAACGGAGCCCAGGTGCACGGCATGGTAGCAGAACTGCTGGGTTGGCCGGCCATTGTACCGGCTATAAAATTAGACGTGGCCGGAAATACGGCTACTTTGGAACGGGAAATTGAAGGCGGTAAAGAAATAGTAAAAGTAAATTTACCCATTGTGGTAAGTTGCCAGCAACCCATGAGCGAGCCCCGCATCCCAAACATGCGCGGTATCATGACGGCCCGGACCAAACCTTTAAAAGTAGTGGAGCCGGTTAGCGGCGAAGCAAAAACCCAAACCGAAGCTTATGCCTTGCCGGAAAAAAAATCAGGCGTAAAACTCATTGATCCGGCCAACGCTGGTGAGCTGATAACGTTGTTAAGAAACGAAGCTAAAATAATTTAA
- a CDS encoding electron transfer flavoprotein subunit alpha/FixB family protein, with protein MSVLVFVECADGKVKKSALEAAFYGHQVATQLGTSAVAVAIGEVAADELKNLGQYGITKVLHDTETRLKDYVSQAYVKVVAAAVEKENATVIVLSNTNIGSGIGARLAARLQASFATNVVALPELAGNSLKVKKSVFSGKAFADEVLTAPTKIIAVKKNAIEVNTVGTHEAEVESFTASLTDADFTGAPRETIRATGDVLLTEADVVVSGGRGMRGPENWHLIEDLAKALGAATACSKPVADVGWRPHHEHVGQTGITISPNLYIAVGISGAIQHLAGVNSSKVIVVINKDPEAPFFKAADYGIVGDIFEVVPKLIEAAKALEK; from the coding sequence ATGTCGGTTTTAGTATTTGTAGAATGTGCCGATGGTAAAGTAAAAAAATCTGCTTTAGAAGCAGCTTTTTACGGCCACCAGGTAGCTACCCAACTGGGTACATCGGCAGTTGCGGTTGCCATAGGAGAGGTTGCTGCCGACGAATTAAAAAATTTAGGGCAATACGGTATTACCAAAGTTTTACACGATACCGAAACCCGCCTAAAAGATTACGTAAGCCAGGCTTACGTTAAGGTAGTAGCCGCGGCCGTTGAAAAAGAAAATGCTACGGTAATTGTTTTATCTAACACCAATATTGGCTCCGGAATTGGCGCCCGTTTAGCGGCCCGGTTGCAAGCCAGTTTTGCTACCAATGTAGTTGCTTTACCCGAACTTGCGGGCAACTCGCTTAAAGTTAAAAAAAGTGTATTTTCCGGCAAAGCCTTTGCCGACGAAGTACTTACGGCGCCCACAAAAATTATAGCGGTAAAAAAGAATGCTATCGAGGTAAATACCGTAGGTACCCATGAAGCTGAAGTGGAAAGTTTTACTGCTTCGCTTACCGATGCTGATTTTACCGGCGCTCCCAGGGAAACCATCCGGGCTACCGGCGATGTACTACTCACCGAAGCCGATGTGGTTGTATCGGGAGGGCGGGGCATGCGCGGGCCCGAAAACTGGCATTTAATCGAAGATTTAGCTAAAGCTTTAGGAGCGGCTACCGCCTGTTCTAAACCGGTGGCCGATGTAGGTTGGCGCCCGCACCACGAGCACGTAGGACAAACCGGCATTACCATTAGCCCAAATTTATATATTGCCGTAGGTATATCGGGGGCTATTCAGCACCTGGCCGGGGTAAACTCTTCTAAAGTAATTGTCGTTATCAATAAAGATCCGGAGGCGCCGTTTTTTAAAGCTGCCGATTACGGAATTGTAGGCGATATTTTTGAAGTAGTACCCAAGCTTATTGAAGCAGCTAAAGCTCTGGAAAAATAA
- a CDS encoding bifunctional nuclease family protein, producing the protein MKKIQLEILGLSSSQSQSGSFALVLGEKDGNRRLPIIIGMFEAQSIAIQIEKINPNRPLTHDLFKSFAQQVRIMVKEVLISDLKEGVFYSKIICSDGLREFELDSRPSDAIAIGLRFGVNIYTVESVLSEAGIILSDLEEEEEEDDNEITSSSKAEPVYESKENIKEMSVEELNKILIEALDKEDYERAAKIRDELNKRS; encoded by the coding sequence GTGAAAAAAATTCAGTTAGAAATATTAGGATTATCATCCAGCCAGTCACAATCCGGTTCCTTTGCGCTGGTTTTGGGAGAGAAAGATGGAAACCGGCGTTTGCCAATTATTATTGGTATGTTCGAGGCACAATCAATTGCCATTCAAATCGAGAAAATTAACCCCAATCGCCCCTTAACGCACGATTTATTTAAATCTTTTGCGCAGCAGGTGCGCATTATGGTAAAAGAGGTTTTAATTTCGGATTTAAAAGAAGGCGTTTTTTATTCTAAAATTATTTGTTCCGATGGCCTTCGCGAGTTTGAACTGGATTCCCGACCTTCTGATGCCATTGCCATTGGCTTACGTTTTGGCGTAAATATTTATACCGTTGAAAGCGTTTTATCCGAAGCCGGTATTATCCTCAGCGACCTGGAAGAAGAAGAGGAAGAAGATGATAACGAAATAACCAGCTCCAGCAAAGCCGAGCCGGTTTACGAAAGCAAGGAAAACATAAAAGAAATGAGCGTGGAAGAATTAAATAAAATCCTGATTGAAGCGCTCGATAAAGAAGATTACGAACGCGCCGCTAAAATCCGCGACGAGTTAAATAAAAGAAGCTAA
- a CDS encoding ABC transporter ATP-binding protein translates to MIEVHNIHKSFNGTKVLNGISGVFESGKTSLLLGASGTGKSVLLQCIVGLIKPDIGSITYDGKVFTNNKLDLRQEIRRKIGMLFQGGALFDSMTVEENVEFPLRMHSNMSREERRERVNFCLKRVGLENAGKKMPSEISGGMKKRVGIARAIAPNSKYLFCDEPNSGLDPLTSIKIDELIYEITKEYDITTIVVTHDMNSVMEIGDHIIYMHKGNKVWEGTKDDIMNTKIKELNEFIFASTLMRAAKKVDEELGDIQSI, encoded by the coding sequence ATGATTGAAGTACATAATATTCATAAATCTTTCAACGGTACCAAAGTACTAAACGGCATTAGCGGCGTATTTGAATCCGGTAAAACCAGCTTATTGTTAGGCGCCAGTGGTACCGGTAAAAGCGTGTTGTTGCAATGTATTGTGGGTTTAATTAAGCCCGATATTGGCAGTATTACGTACGATGGCAAAGTGTTCACCAATAACAAATTAGATTTACGCCAGGAAATCCGCCGGAAAATAGGCATGTTGTTTCAGGGGGGTGCCTTGTTCGACTCCATGACCGTGGAAGAAAACGTAGAATTTCCGTTGCGGATGCACAGCAACATGAGCCGCGAAGAACGGCGCGAACGGGTAAATTTTTGTTTAAAGCGGGTGGGTCTGGAGAATGCCGGTAAAAAAATGCCTTCCGAAATAAGCGGCGGGATGAAAAAACGCGTGGGTATTGCCCGCGCCATTGCGCCCAACTCCAAATACCTCTTCTGCGACGAACCCAACTCCGGCCTGGACCCACTCACCTCCATTAAAATAGACGAGTTGATTTACGAAATTACGAAGGAGTACGACATTACCACCATTGTGGTAACCCACGACATGAACTCCGTAATGGAAATCGGTGATCATATTATTTACATGCACAAAGGCAACAAAGTATGGGAAGGCACCAAAGACGATATCATGAACACCAAAATTAAAGAGCTGAACGAATTTATCTTTGCCAGCACTTTAATGCGGGCCGCCAAAAAAGTAGACGAAGAACTCGGCGATATTCAAAGCATTTAA
- a CDS encoding MlaE family ABC transporter permease, translating to MRTFGNFLIFIGSLFSRGESFRILFNRTIDEAILIGINSIFIVAIVSTFIGAVTCVQVSYNLTNALIPRSTIGFMVREMTILELAPTITSIVLAGKVGSNIAGGLGTMKITDQVDALEVMGINSASYLVLPKIVASLIMFPMLVIVAMTLSIGGGYVAGTFTGALTATEYIEGIRDAFVPYNIVFSLIKSVVFAFLISAISSYEGYFTKGGALEVGASSTNAVTKSIIAVLIADFVLAKLLL from the coding sequence ATGAGAACCTTTGGTAACTTTTTAATTTTTATAGGAAGTCTTTTTTCCCGGGGCGAAAGCTTCCGGATTTTGTTTAACCGCACCATCGACGAAGCCATTCTGATCGGGATTAACTCTATTTTTATTGTGGCGATAGTGTCTACGTTTATTGGCGCGGTAACCTGCGTGCAGGTATCCTATAACCTCACCAATGCTTTAATTCCGCGTTCTACCATTGGCTTTATGGTACGCGAAATGACTATCCTGGAACTGGCCCCTACCATTACGTCTATTGTGCTGGCGGGTAAAGTGGGCTCCAATATAGCGGGCGGTTTAGGCACCATGAAAATTACCGACCAGGTAGATGCCCTGGAAGTAATGGGTATAAATTCGGCCTCGTATTTGGTTCTGCCCAAAATTGTTGCATCCCTGATTATGTTTCCGATGCTGGTAATTGTAGCCATGACTTTATCTATCGGGGGTGGTTACGTAGCAGGTACATTTACCGGCGCATTAACCGCCACCGAATACATCGAAGGTATCCGGGATGCCTTTGTGCCGTATAACATTGTATTTTCTTTAATTAAATCGGTGGTTTTTGCTTTTTTAATTTCGGCTATTTCTTCTTACGAAGGTTACTTTACCAAAGGCGGCGCCTTAGAAGTAGGGGCCTCCAGTACCAATGCCGTTACTAAAAGCATTATTGCCGTACTTATTGCCGACTTTGTGCTGGCTAAACTGTTGTTGTAA
- a CDS encoding SDR family oxidoreductase has protein sequence MQKYILVTGGTKGIGRAIIERFAAEGFHIITCSRKESELRKLKLDLQQKYTFSKVFYRAADLSDALDLQSFLDYVHSLKVRIDVIVNNAGIFLPGTIHNEPDTVLRHMMETNLYSAYFVTKSFVGEMIKRRSGHIFNMCSTASITPYTNGGSYCISKYALYGMTKVLREELKEHHVRVTAVLPGATLTASWEGVDLPPSRFIRPEDVANAVFGAYQLSDSAVVEELLIRPQLGDIES, from the coding sequence ATGCAAAAATATATATTAGTTACTGGCGGCACGAAAGGGATTGGGCGGGCAATTATCGAAAGGTTCGCGGCCGAAGGCTTTCATATAATTACCTGTTCGCGTAAAGAAAGTGAGCTACGCAAACTAAAGTTAGACCTGCAACAAAAATATACGTTTAGTAAGGTCTTTTACCGCGCCGCTGATTTAAGCGATGCCCTGGACCTGCAAAGTTTTTTAGATTACGTGCATTCTTTAAAAGTTCGGATTGATGTAATTGTAAATAATGCCGGCATCTTTTTGCCCGGCACCATTCATAACGAGCCGGATACGGTTTTGCGGCACATGATGGAAACTAACCTGTATAGCGCCTATTTTGTTACAAAATCTTTTGTGGGCGAAATGATTAAACGGCGTAGCGGGCATATTTTTAATATGTGCTCCACGGCCAGCATTACGCCTTATACCAACGGCGGCTCGTATTGTATTTCTAAATACGCCTTGTACGGCATGACGAAAGTACTGCGCGAAGAACTAAAAGAACACCATGTAAGAGTAACGGCGGTGCTGCCCGGTGCTACCTTAACTGCCAGCTGGGAAGGTGTAGATTTGCCACCGTCGCGGTTTATCCGGCCCGAAGATGTAGCCAATGCCGTATTTGGAGCATATCAGTTATCCGATTCGGCGGTAGTGGAAGAACTTTTAATTCGCCCGCAGCTGGGCGATATCGAATCATAA